The genomic stretch GACTCTTGCCTGTGTCTTCCCATGTGTCTCGATAGCACAGGAAGTAGctgggaggggaagaggcagcaATTAACGAGTGAGCAGTTTCCTAGCTTCTTCAGTTGAGGGCTTTAATTTTGGAGGTGAGGTAGAAACTCATCAGAAGTTGCCTTCAAGTTCTCAGATAGGGATGTGACATAATACTGAGGCCTTTTCTCTCTGCCAGACTACTTTTAAGATGAGGACTTTTATTTTGATTGGGGgatgacttttttaaaaggcaaggaTGGCCTTTCAAAGGTCCTTGGTTTCCTGTTTGACTTTCCACAcctcagtggtggtggtggtggtggtggttcagAGGCCCATACTGTCATTCTCCATAGAGGGGGTAGGGACTTTGATTCTGGTAAGGGGACTCACTAATCCACATGGGAATCTTGCCCCCGGCTGCTGGGGTCTGGGGTAGTTTCCAGGTTCCAGCGCATCTTCTTATAGAGGTACCGGGGGAAGCGGCTGGTGGTGTAGGCAGCAGGGGCACAGTATCTGAAGATGGACACCTCGTGGGAAGGGCTGATGGAGAACTTCCCACAGAAGAAGCAGGAGATGCTGGGAAGAGATGGGAGAGTGGGGAAGGCGGTTGTGCCCCAGACCCTTCTACCCTCTGCCAATCCCAGTCTCCCACCCTATTACCTTAGGGGGTCTGTCTCTTCCAGTTCCACAAACCCAAACGATGCATACATGAGCACCAGCTGTTCCAGTCGCAGGGTCAGCTGTTGGGAGATCTCCAGCAGCTGCATGGAAGAGGAGGCAGCCTAAGATTAGCTGGCCTGCCAGGAgcacctgcccttcccccaccctccgccaGGCCTGAGGGATGAGGAAAGGGGTCTAGGGAACTGCCCCCACACACCCCCTTTCGAACCAGCTCCTGCAGGGCTCCATAGATGGGAGGCACACTCCTTGCAGCTGCCTCCAGGTACAGGAAGTAGGGTTCACACATCTTTAAGAAGGTGGGCATGGCCTTTGCCAGCTGTTCCTTTTGAACTCGGTCCCTGCTGAAGGGAGAAGAAGACCTTTGCTTAGAATCTCTTATCACCCCTCATTTCTCCCATTCTACCCAACCCCCCACTTTTATCCCTGGTCTGGACCTCCGGTacaccctctccacccccaccccccacccccactccaggtCTTTCTTTGTCAGAGCATCTTCCAGGACAACCCTGCCTCACAACTATTTGGAACACCTGGTAAAATGCTGACACCCGAGtcccatgactttttttttttgcagggtgGAACCCAGAAACCTAGGGTTTAAACAGCCTCCCAGAATCAGTCCCTTTTTCCTTGGGCTGGAATCACATTCTCCCTTTTGGTCTCAAACTGGTAGCCAGCGGGCCAAATCTGGCTCAGATGGGTTTTGTTTAGGCTGCCCAGGGTCCAAAACCTAAGTAAGCCTTCAGTTAAAAACCGAAAAAAGTCCTAGAGATTTGGCAAACTGGTGCCCACATAATAGCAGGTACTCCCTAACCCCAAATAGCACACAGCCCTCATCACTCTTCCAAATTAGATTCCTCATCAGCTAACTTCATTCATTGCCTCTAGCTCCTAACGCTTTTACGTTTGCAACTCTGGTGTGTTCCACCTGCCTACCCAGTCACCTCTCTCCTGTTTCCTTATGTGCGGGGACCCTGGGACTCCGTCCAGCACTACCTGTAGAGCAAGTAGCTTTGGAAATCATCCGCCTTCTTGAGCAGGTAGCGGAGTTGTTCCGTGATGGGGCTGAACAAGGTGTCCAAGGGTAGGCGAGGAGGTGTGGGCCCCGGTCCCGGGGCCAGAGGCTCTGGGGAAGGCGTGGAAGGGGAGGCCTTGGGCAGTTGCCCCTGGACATCCTCCGGTTCCACttgggctgggtccccaggtcGGCCAGAGGACGCCGACCACGCGGGGTCTCCGCAGGGTTGAGCCTCAGGTTCCAAGTCGTCCTGGGGCAGCGTTTCCCCAGTGCCGCCGGGGAGGATCGGGCCCACGAACCACTGCTCCGTAGCCATtgtggggctggaggaagggatCTGAGACCTTTAAGTCTACACCACCCCGGTGGGCCACGGGTTCGACCCCGCCTGGGAACCTCTGATTCGCCCTGGGTCAGAGCGCAGCACCGTCCACCGCACTCCAGCCTCGACCGCTCTGCCAGCGGCGGAGCACCGCGCGGAGTTCACCTCGTTTGAATTTCAACACGTAGGAGGGGCGCGCCGCTGGGGTCCGCTTGAGCGCGCGCTCCAGCAATCCGCCAacggaggtggggtgggggcgacCTGGGCCGGCACTGGGGAGATTATGTCTTTGGGGTGCGGTCTGAGGGCCACCGCCTTTCTCTTGGAGGAGGCAGTTTCCTAGGGAGGAGGGGGTCTCCGCAGCGCATTCAAGCCCTGGGGCGCAGGAATATAAAGGAAGACACCTGCTCCCACCCGCAGAGCCTCCGACTTCAGGCCGGAATCGGTATTTTAAAAGCTAACGGAGTGCCAGGCGGGTGGTTGAGCCTGGACCtctgaaccaaaaggtcaccgattcaggggacatgcccgggtttccCATTTGATGGCCAggaggcgtgtgcaggaggcagctgatgcatgtttctctctcatccatgtttctactatccctctcccttcttctctccaaaatcagtaaaagcatattaaaaaaaaaaaaaactactaatgGGAGTTGTCCTGACCGGTTGCTTaatggttagagcctcagccctCGAAAGGGtctaggtt from Eptesicus fuscus isolate TK198812 chromosome 6, DD_ASM_mEF_20220401, whole genome shotgun sequence encodes the following:
- the C6H19orf67 gene encoding UPF0575 protein C19orf67 homolog; the encoded protein is MATEQWFVGPILPGGTGETLPQDDLEPEAQPCGDPAWSASSGRPGDPAQVEPEDVQGQLPKASPSTPSPEPLAPGPGPTPPRLPLDTLFSPITEQLRYLLKKADDFQSYLLYSRDRVQKEQLAKAMPTFLKMCEPYFLYLEAAARSVPPIYGALQELVRKGLLEISQQLTLRLEQLVLMYASFGFVELEETDPLSISCFFCGKFSISPSHEVSIFRYCAPAAYTTSRFPRYLYKKMRWNLETTPDPSSRGQDSHVDYYFLCYRDTWEDTGKSPANSCPQIQKLWSIGRWVPLGPAEDDLYSWILCPQPSGDYQQLLTIGFEEPSHMLATDLLVQILTGQAGPARPPSAAGPTAWDTQGS